A section of the Saccharomyces paradoxus strain CBS432 chromosome XII sequence genome encodes:
- the ADE16 gene encoding bifunctional phosphoribosylaminoimidazolecarboxamide formyltransferase/IMP cyclohydrolase ADE16 (Enzyme of 'de novo' purine biosynthesis~similar to YLR028C), with product MGKYTKTAILSVYDKTGLLDLAKGLVENNVRILASGGTANMVREAGFPVDDVSSITHAPEMLGGRVKTLHPAVHAGILARNLEGDEKDLKEQHIDKVDFVVCNLYPFKETVAKIGVTVQEAVEEIDIGGVTLLRAAAKNHSRVTILSDPNDYSIFLQDLSKDGEISQDLRNRFALKAFEHTADYDAAISDFFRKQYSEGKAQLPLRYGCNPHQRPAQAYIAQQEELPFKVLCGTPGYINLLDALNSWPLVKELSASLNLPAAASFKHVSPAGAAVGLPLSDVEKQVYFVKDMEDLSPLACAYARARGADRMSSFGDFIALSNIVDVATAKIISKEVSDGVIAPGYEPEALNILSKKKNGKYCILQIDPNYVPGQMESREVFGVTLQQKRNDAIINQSTFKEIVSKNKALTEQAVIDLTVATLVLKYTQSNSVCYAKNGMVVGLGAGQQSRIHCTRLAGDKTDNWWLRQHPKVLNMKWAKGIKRADKSNAIDLFVTGQRIEGPEKVDYESKFEEVPEPFTENEKLEWLSKLNNVSLSSDAFFPFPDNVYRAVQSGVKFIAAPSGSVMDKVVFQAADSFDIVYVENPIRLFHH from the coding sequence ATGGGCAAATATACCAAGACTGCGATTTTGTCAGTTTATGATAAGACAGGCTTATTGGACTTAGCCAAGGGATTGGTAGAGAACAATGTTCGTATCTTAGCATCAGGTGGTACTGCCAACATGGTCAGAGAGGCCGGTTTTCCAGTGGATGATGTTTCCTCAATCACACATGCTCCAGAAATGCTAGGGGGTAGAGTGAAGACTCTTCACCCTGCTGTTCATGCAGGTATTCTTGCCAGGAATTTAGAGGGCGACGAAAAGGATTTGAAGGAACAGCACATTGATAAGGTGGATTTTGTCGTATGTAATCTATATCCATTCAAAGAAACTGTGGCTAAAATTGGTGTTACAGTTCAAGAAGCCGTGGAGGAAATTGATATTGGTGGTGTGACTTTATTAAGAGCTGCTGCAAAGAACCATTCCAGAGTGACTATTCTTTCAGACCCTAACGATTATTCTATCTTTTTACAAGACTTGTCCAAGGACGGTGAAATCTCTCAAGATTTAAGAAATAGATTTGCATTAAAGGCGTTTGAACATACGGCCGATTATGATGCAGCcatttctgatttttttaggAAACAATACTCCGAAGGGAAAGCCCAATTACCGCTAAGATATGGGTGTAATCCTCACCAAAGGCCTGCTCAAGCTTATATTGCTCAACAGGAGGAGTTACCCTTTAAAGTACTCTGCGGTACACCAGGATACATAAATCTTTTGGATGCCTTGAACTCATGGCCTTTAGTGAAAGAGTTATCTGCATCATTAAACCTGCCTGCGGCAGCATCGTTCAAGCACGTTTCACCAGCAGGTGCTGCGGTGGGGCTTCCATTATCTGACGTGGAAAAGCAGGTTTATTTTGTGAAAGATATGGAGGATCTTTCGCCATTGGCATGTGCGTACGCTAGGGCCCGTGGTGCGGACAGGATGTCATCGTTTGGTGACTTTATTGCTTTGTCCAACATTGTGGATGTCGCTACTGCAAAAATTATCTCCAAAGAGGTCTCTGATGGTGTTATTGCTCCCGGGTATGAACCAGAGGCATTGAATATACTAtctaagaagaaaaacggGAAATACTGTATTCTACAAATCGATCCAAACTACGTTCCTGGTCAAATGGAATCCCGGGAAGTTTTTGGCGTCACACTGCAACAAAAGAGAAACGATGCGATTATAAACCAATctactttcaaagaaattgtgtctaaaaataaagcacTCACCGAGCAGGCTGTTATCGACCTAACCGTTGCCACACTGGTTTTAAAGTATACACAATCGAATTCTGTTTGCTACGCAAAGAACGGTATGGTCGTGGGACTTGGAGCCGGCCAACAATCGCGTATACACTGTACCAGATTAGCTGGTGACAAGACGGACAACTGGTGGTTGAGACAACATCCCAAGGTTTTGAACATGAAATGGGCTAAGGGAATTAAAAGAGCAGACAAATCGAACGCGATTGATCTTTTCGTTACAGGACAAAGAATAGAAGGGCCGGAAAAGGTGGATTATGAAAgcaaatttgaagaagttcCTGAACCATTTACTGAAAATGAGAAACTAGAATGGTTAAGCAAACTAAACAATGTTTCGTTATCATCTGATGCTTTTTTCCCCTTCCCAGACAATGTTTATAGAGCTGTGCAGTCCGGTGTAAAGTTCATCGCGGCTCCCTCAGGGTCTGTCATGGACAAAGTTGTCTTCCAAGCGGCGGATTCATTTGATATCGTCTACGTGGAAAACCCCATCCGTTTATTCCACCACTAG
- the SNF7 gene encoding ESCRT-III subunit protein SNF7 (One of four subunits of the ESCRT-III complex~similar to YLR025W), producing MWSSLFGWASNNARNTESPTKAIVRLREHINLLSKKQSHLRTQITNQENEARIFLTKGNKVMAKNALKKKKIYEQNLSKVEGTMESMEQQLFSIESANLNLETMRAMQEGAKAMKSIHNGLDIDKVDETMDEIREQVELGDEISDAISRPLNTGANEVDEDELDEELDMLAQENANQEMSKIVNNNVNAAPISDNKVSLPSVPSNKIKQSETSMKDGGEEEEEEDEDEKALRELQAEMGL from the coding sequence ATGTGGTCGTCTCTTTTTGGTTGGGCATCAAATAATGCCAGGAATACAGAGTCGCCAACGAAGGCCATAGTGCGGTTGAGGGAGCATATCAACCTTCTATCCAAAAAGCAATCGCATCTGCGTACTCAAATCACAAATCAAGAGAATGAAGCTAGAATCTTTTTGACGAAGGGCAATAAAGTAATGGCCAAGAACGCGcttaaaaagaagaagatatacGAACAGAATTTAAGTAAGGTGGAAGGCACAATGGAATCTATGGAACAGCAGCTATTCTCTATAGAAAGCGCAAACTTGAATCTGGAGACAATGAGGGCTATGCAGGAAGGTGCCAAGGCAATGAAATCCATTCACAATGGTCTTGACATAGATAAAGTGGATGAAACTATGGACGAGATAAGGGAGCAAGTAGAATTAGGAGACGAAATAAGCGATGCTATATCTAGACCGTTAAATACTGGGGCAAACGAggttgatgaagatgaattgGACGAGGAATTGGACATGCTGGCTCAAGAAAATGCTAACCAAGAAATGTCCAAGATcgttaataataatgtcAACGCGGCACCTATTTCAGACAATAAAGTCTCTCTACCTAGTGTTCCAAGTAATAAGATTAAACAAAGTGAGACTTCCATGAAGGACGGAGGagaggaggaggaagaagaagatgaagacgaaaagGCATTAAGGGAACTACAAGCGGAAATGGGGCTTTGA
- the UBR2 gene encoding putative ubiquitin-protein ligase UBR2 (Cytoplasmic ubiquitin-protein ligase (E3)~similar to YLR024C) — protein MENPDQAITNIRDFLTELPKLAKCEYSETTSYLLWKTLNLRLKNNDNDINWHSLVSILNSEAWTSEKYRDILNGTKWRTLEFEDDHRSVGNVHIGTACTRLCFPSETIYYCFTCSTNPLYEICELCFDKEKHLNHSYVAKVVMRPEGRICHCGDPFAFNDPSRAFKCKNKLNNIPISNNNSNATDDENVISLLNYVLDFLIDVTVSYKEEAEAHSGERKESSLMHPNQNTTTDDITDKQECESLVNDENFTFFDNNWSNTEKETHVEWALQIEEEECNVHYMDLASIITKILNTPVEYAISITKALEDSHDVVTVLQGENFFEMDRIAKEFQKENIRVHVRKVDDIFKRKLTDDLTDWLYSLCFKSTKSLENKYSLRISMLDVWYSHFSKMRVSPSNTNPDFSKINLLGGFLISNEDSDESWFKPWSLENIEDEKISKILTNYNERLTRAHSPNTVSHFYNFYGSRFQYIIINSINILSKKSKFKMLKIIASLFSVRDESRKFLAAQYIDVYLSVLYDAVASDAKECQVTLMSILGQYTFQDPSIANMTIRSGFIERTIRFAFTLMAFNPEDLMSYLPISLYNGFKLPTETIRNRRTIICFKDLCTVMSANTVPEELLSNDAIFNAIIESFSEFSNVLPLKRETKEHVEVENFDFSAFYFFFSSILIMTDGYTRSISLVKDAAFRKQIVLKLLHVAQTREFESLTNSRKAMSSDNASTNETDANKATLSTVRETICNYVAETINFQVGVSTQYFFNPMSYLFKFVIQWSQCGRYEPIPAPLTNYINLFEVFQDKQKALHISESALSTLVLIGQINVGFWVRNGTPITHQARMYTKYSMREFTYISDIFNVQFSMAMCIPDELMVTYLSRWGLKHWANGVPMYDYPDTETTIAVVNECILLLIQLLTEVRSLVMKSSKEGFERTFKSEIIHALCFDTCSYAQIVNCIPEHITKHPSFDIYLEKYANYTSPVSLTDSGVFSLKEKYKDEIDPYYIGLSSSRRYDVEKNIRLNMANLKKMKYEDTFVPAKKVKDMLKNTLFSGLYSISSVNTFGLFLKNTLDHIIKYDYDNLLPRVVHLIHLCVVNNLNEFMAILWHEYAIVDTEFCHYHSIGSILYYCLLKDNFSESHGKIREIFRYLMETAPHVNVNSYLREQTTSYTPGILWPPKEDKGHKDKEFERKKHLARLRKKKIMKKLAQQQLKFMENNSVDTSEISTPRTTSPSLSPPRTDADNSSNTTNSCCDDDCVFCKMPKDDDVFVYFSYQERNICDHGIDFTNPSDVNRINSLFSGKQTKDSAVQEKIQDDDGTRLKLTSCEPVLRACGHGSHTKCLSGHMKSIRGIQNQTTKNIPLSYGSGLIYCPVCNSLSNSFLPKVNDIDKRTASEFFKCIEKQMEVEENLDPMSPISIKAAMIIGDLQGKKVTTIKDAYKVVNSVLVNTISNTELRLRSYKEEGKIVNMGRISSQCILTLRLLCDLKSFLYKKFVQSKKFSNEVSRKIWNWNQFLIDGNNMDLLLYMSQSFDSIDKGKILEPPTLCIYEMFKRRFHQLLLLLARDMMRVNFYKDCRNKIKISPSGSEESSPSFCYLFGSFKKYVDLFKPDDIQFDVASLEKIKGFICLLLLESLTIFCRKTFLLFSIQYDDHNINNCPNHYGITKQYEIELIFQYFKLPNLTHFLKDFFYNELTQNIERYNDGNDNLRIQQVIYDMVQNINTRSYPSPEHIQLIKLPLNLSKFTLDNDEISNKCDKYEIGVCLLCGQKCHIQKSIALQGYLQGECTDHMRNECEITSSYGVFLMTTTNAIYLSYGKRGTFYAAPYLSKYGETNEDYKFSTPVYLNRARYANLANEIVFGNMIPHIVFRLTDGNADLGGWETM, from the coding sequence ATGGAAAATCCTGACCAGGCTATAACTAATATAAGAGACTTTCTTACCGAGCTTCCTAAACTCGCGAAATGCGAATATAGCGAGACCACTAGTTACTTACTATGGAAAACTTTAAATCTACGCCTTAAGAATAATGATAACGATATAAACTGGCACTCTCTCGTTTCTATACTCAATTCTGAAGCATGGACAAGCGAAAAGTACAGAGATATACTAAATGGAACAAAGTGGAGAACGTTGGAGTTCGAGGATGACCATCGCTCTGTAGGTAACGTACATATCGGAACAGCGTGCACGCGTTTATGCTTCCCCTCAGAGACAATCTATTACTGTTTCACATGCTCCACGAATCCGTTATATGAAATCTGTGAGCTTtgttttgataaagaaaaacacCTAAATCATTCGTATGTTGCTAAAGTGGTAATGCGCCCAGAGGGCAGAATATGCCATTGTGGTGACCCCTTTGCCTTTAATGACCCAAGCCGCGCATTCAAATGCAAGAACAAATTGAATAACATTCCTATTTCTAACAACAATAGTAACGCAAccgatgatgaaaacgTAATTTCCCTATTGAATTATGTTCTGGATTTTTTAATTGATGTAACCGTTTCTTATAAGGAGGAGGCGGAAGCCCACTCAGGCGAGAGAAAAGAGTCTTCTTTAATGCATCCTAATCAAAACACCACTACTGATGATATAACGGATAAACAAGAATGTGAATCGTTGGTCAATGACGAAAATTTTACTTTCTTTGACAACAATTGGTCTAACACAGAGAAAGAAACTCATGTGGAGTGGGCTCTCCAAatcgaagaagaagaatgtAACGTACATTACATGGATCTAGCATCTATAATAACCAAAATCTTAAATACACCAGTTGAATATGCAATATCTATAACGAAGGCTTTAGAAGATTCTCATGATGTAGTAACTGTGCTCCAAggtgaaaatttttttgaaatggaTCGAATAGCTAAAGAGttccaaaaggaaaacataaGAGTTCATGTAAGGAAAGTGGACGATATATTTAAGAGAAAGCTAACAGATGATTTAACAGATTGGCTGTACTCATTGTGCTTTAAATCGACTaaatctttggaaaataaGTATTCTCTTAGAATTTCCATGCTCGACGTTTGGTATTCACATTTTTCTAAAATGAGAGTATCTCCCTCAAATACAAATCCTGATTTTTCCAAGATTAACTTATTAGGTGGGTTCTTAATATCTAACGAAGATAGCGATGAATCATGGTTCAAGCCTTGGTCATTAGAGAACATTGAAGacgaaaaaatttcaaaaatactcACTAATTACAATGAAAGGTTGACCAGGGCTCATTCGCCGAACACAGTGAGCCatttttacaatttttaTGGGTCCAGATTCCAatatatcatcatcaactCTATTAACATCctctcaaaaaaatctaaattcaaaatgttAAAAATCATAGCGTCGTTATTCTCCGTAAGGGATGAAAGCAGAAAGTTCCTTGCCGCTCAATACATCGATGTTTATCTTTCAGTTCTGTATGATGCAGTTGCATCAGACGCTAAAGAGTGCCAGGTAACTCTTATGAGTATATTAGGGCAATACACTTTCCAAGACCCTAGCATAGCAAATATGACTATAAGATCAGGATTCATTGAACGAACTATTAGGTTCGCTTTTACTCTCATGGCATTCAATCCAGAGGACTTGATGTCATATTTGCCCATCTCTCTATACAATGGCTTTAAATTGCCTACTGAAACTATACGAAATCGAAGAACAATCATTTGCTTTAAAGACCTTTGTACGGTAATGTCAGCGAACACTGTTCCAGAAGAATTGCTCTCAAATGACGCAATATTCAACGCAATAATCGAATCCTTCTCTGAATTCAGTAACGTGTTACCATTGAAAAGGGAAACTAAAGAACACGTAGAGGtcgaaaattttgatttttctgcattttatttctttttctcatcaATACTGATAATGACAGATGGATACACACGTAGTATATCTTTGGTCAAAGACGCAGCCTTCCGTAAGCAAATTGTCCTTAAACTACTACACGTCGCCCAGACCCGGGAATTCGAATCACTAACTAATTCTAGAAAGGCTATGTCATCTGATAACGCATCAACCAATGAAACTGATGCGAATAAAGCAACTTTGTCTACAGTTAGAGAGACGATATGCAATTATGTCGCAGAAACCATTAATTTCCAAGTGGGTGTAAGTACacagtatttttttaatccAATGTCGTATCTGTTCAAATTTGTTATTCAATGGAGTCAATGTGGTAGATATGAGCCAATTCCTGCGCCTTTAACAAACTACATTAATCTCTTCGAGGTTTTCCAAGATAAGCAGAAGGCTTTACATATATCAGAATCTGCTTTGTCAACACTGGTCCTAATTGGGCAAATAAATGTCGGTTTTTGGGTAAGAAATGGGACCCCAATTACTCATCAGGCTCGGATGTACACAAAATACAGTATGAGAGAGTTTACTTATATTAGTGACATTTTCAACGTCCAATTTAGTATGGCAATGTGTATTCCTGATGAACTAATGGTTACTTACCTTTCAAGATGGGGATTGAAACATTGGGCAAATGGTGTACCAATGTATGATTATCCTGATACAGAAACCACTATAGCTGTTGTCAATGAATGcattttgttgttgattcAACTGCTTACGGAAGTGAGATCATTAGTCATgaaatcttcaaaagaagGTTTTGAGAGAACGTTTAAATCAGAAATTATCCATGCCCTTTGTTTTGACACATGCTCTTACGCGCAAATCGTTAACTGCATTCCAGAACATATCACTAAGCACCCTTCATTTGACATATATCTCGAGAAATATGCCAATTACACCTCCCCAGTAAGTTTGACTGACAGTGGCGTTTTctcattgaaagaaaaatataaagacGAGATTGACCCTTACTATATAGGGCTCTCCTCCAGTAGAAGGTACGATgtagaaaagaatattagGCTGAATATGGcgaatttgaagaaaatgaaatatgaAGATACTTTTGTACCAGCAAAAAAGGTTAAAGAtatgttgaaaaatactttattttctggACTTTATTCAATATCATCAGTAAACACTTTTGGattgtttttgaagaataccCTAGATCACATTATAAAGTACGATTATGATAATTTACTACCAAGAGTTGTTCATTTAATTCATTTATGTGTAGTTAATAACTTAAACGAATTTATGGCGATATTGTGGCACGAATACGCAATTGTTGACACAGAATTCTGCCATTACCACAGTATTGGTTCTATCCTGTATTATTGTTTGTTGAAGGATAATTTTTCGGAATCTCATGGTAAAATTAGGGAAATTTTCAGGTATTTAATGGAAACAGCGCCTCATGTAAATGTAAACAGCTATTTGAGGGAGCAAACCACGTCATATACACCAGGAATATTGTGGCCTCCGAAGGAAGATAAGGGACACAAGGATAAAGAGTTTGAAAGGAAGAAACACCTTGCCCGattgagaaagaaaaaaataatgaagaagttgGCTCAGCAACAACTGAAATTTATGGAAAACAATAGTGTAGACACTTCTGAGATTAGTACGCCCAGAACAACATCACCTAGTTTATCTCCTCCTAGAACAGATGCAGATAATAGTAGTAATACAACCAATAGTTGTTGCGATGATGATTGCGTATTTTGCAAGATGCCAAAGGATGACGACGTATTTGTTTACTTTTCATACCAAGAACGGAACATATGTGATCATGGAATTGACTTTACAAACCCTTCAGATGTTAATAGGATAAATTCGCTGTTCAGCGGTAAGCAAACAAAAGACAGTGcagttcaagaaaaaattcaagatgatgatggaaCGAGATTGAAACTAACTAGCTGCGAACCAGTTCTAAGAGCGTGCGGGCATGGATCACATACTAAATGTTTAAGTGGCCATATGAAGTCCATTCGTGGAATACAAAACCaaactacaaaaaatattccaTTATCGTATGGTTCAGGATTGATATATTGTCCCGTATGCAACTCTTTAAGTAATTCGTTTCTACCGAAAGTAAATGATATAGATAAGAGAACTGCAAGTGAGTTTTTCAAGTGTATTGAAAAGCAAATGgaagtggaagaaaatcTTGACCCAATGAGCCCTATTTCTATCAAGGCGGCGATGATTATTGGTGATCTTCAGGGTAAAAAAGTCACAACTATCAAGGATGCATATAAAGTTGTTAATAGTGTTCTGGTTAATACTATTTCAAATACAGAGCTTAGATTAAGATCGTACAAGGAAGAGGGAAAAATAGTGAATATGGGAAGGATTTCTAGTCAATGCATTTTGACCTTAAGATTACTTTGTGATCTGAAGTCATTCCTTTATAAAAAGTTTGTTCAGTCGAAAAAATTTAGCAACGAAGTTTCTCGTAAAATATGGAATTGGAATCAGTTTCTAATAGACGGTAATAATATGGATCTGCTCTTGTACATGAGCCAAAGTTTTGATAGTATCGATAAAGGAAAGATCCTGGAACCACCTACCCTATGTATCTATGAAATGTTCAAAAGAAGGTTCCACCAACTACTGCTGTTGCTTGCAAGAGATATGATGAGAGTAAATTTTTACAAGGACTGTCgaaataaaatcaaaatatcaccAAGCGGATCTGAGGAATCATCCCCAAGCTTTTGTTACTTGTTTGGcagtttcaaaaagtatGTTGACCTCTTTAAACCAGATGATATTCAGTTTGATGTTGCAAGTTTAGAGAAAATTAAAGGCTTTATATGCCTTTTATTACTGGAGTCATTGACCATTTTTTGTAGAAAAACGTTTTTATTATTCAGCATTCAATATGATGACCATAATATCAATAACTGTCCTAATCACTATGGGATAACTAAGCAGTACGAAATAGAGCTTATTTTCCAGTATTTCAAGTTACCCAATTTAACccattttttaaaggatTTCTTCTACAACGAATTGACTCAAAACATCGAAAGGTATAATGATGGTAATGATAATTTAAGAATCCAGCAAGTAATATATGACATGGTGCAGAACATAAACACAAGATCATATCCTTCACCAGAACATATCCAGCTTATCAAACTGCCATTGAACCTTTCCAAATTTACCcttgataatgatgaaataTCGAATAAATGTGATAAATACGAAATCGGAGTATGCTTGTTGTGCGGCCAAAAATGCCATATTCAAAAGAGCATAGCACTACAAGGTTACTTACAGGGGGAATGCACTGATCACATGAGAAATGAATGCGAAATCACCTCCTCCTACGGAGTTTTCTTAATGACCACCACAAATGCGATATATCTGTCATACGGCAAAAGAGGTACGTTTTACGCTGCACCTTATCTAAGTAAATACGGAGAGACCAACGAAGATTACAAATTCAGCACTCCCGTCTATTTGAACCGGGCAAGATACGCGAATCTGGCGAATGAGATTGTTTTTGGCAACATGATTCCGCACATAGTATTCCGACTAACGGACGGCAATGCAGATCTTGGTGGGTGGGAGACTATGTAG
- the SED5 gene encoding t-SNARE syntaxin (cis-Golgi t-SNARE syntaxin~similar to YLR026C) codes for MNIKDRTSEFQQSVLSYKKRNKNFKDQQRERLQEQENGDSFNHTTGNGKNVSEFQKKASGIAHEISSTAQLLSKLAVLAKRKPMFNDNPVEIAELSFLIKRKIYAIEQSLVQLSQLKKTDVSGNTSNQSSNQPSAVQHSKNVVNLLNTQMKNISGSFKDVLEERQRLEMANKDRWQKLTTDTEHAEADDHTQSNHAVDLTTYNNSNPFMTSLLDESSEKNNNSSNQGELSFPQNDSQLMLMEEGQLSNNVYLQERNRAVETIESTIQEVGNLFQQLASMVQEQGEVIQRIDANVDDIDLNISGAQRELLKYFDRIKSNRWLAAKVFFVIFIFFLIWVLVN; via the coding sequence ATGAATATAAAAGATAGAACTTCAGAATTTCAACAAAGCGTGTTGAgttacaagaaaagaaacaaaaacttTAAGGATCAGCAGAGAGAACGTCTTCAGGAGCAAGAAAATGGAGACTCCTTCAACCACACAACTGGCAATGGGAAGAATGTCTCtgagtttcaaaaaaaggcTTCTGGTATAGCCCATGAAATTTCATCCACCGCCCAACTACTATCTAAATTAGCCGTGCTGGCCAAGAGGAAACCGATGTTCAATGACAACCCCGTCGAGATTGCTGAGCTGTCCTTTTTGATCAAAAGGAAGATTTATGCCATAGAGCAAAGTCTAGTACAATTAAGTCAGCTTAAGAAAACTGACGTGAGTGGTAACACATCAAATCAATCTTCTAACCAGCCCAGCGCCGTGCAGCACTCAAAAAATGTTGTGAATCTTTTAAATacacaaatgaaaaacataTCGGGAAGTTTTAAAGACGTATTGGAGGAAAGGCAACGATTAGAAATGGCAAACAAAGACAGATGGCAAAAATTGACCACTGATACTGAACATGCAGAAGCTGATGACCACACACAAAGTAATCACGCCGTGGATTTGACCACGTACAACAACTCCAACCCGTTCATGACCTCACTACTAGATGAATCCtcagaaaagaataacaaCTCGTCCAACCAGGGGGAGCTGTCTTTTCCTCAGAACGACTCTCAATTAATGTTAATGGAGGAGGGACAACTATCCAATAATGTCTACttacaagaaagaaatagagCAGTGGAGACAATAGAATCTACCATCCAGGAAGTGGGGAacctttttcaacaactGGCCTCCATGGTCCAAGAGCAAGGCGAAGTTATCCAAAGAATTGATGCAAACGTAGACGACATCGATTTAAACATCAGTGGTGCTCAAAGGGAACTTTTGAAATACTTCGACAGGATAAAAAGTAATAGGTGGTTAGCCGCGaaggttttttttgtaatctttatattttttctgatttgGGTTTTAGTCAATTAA
- the AAT2 gene encoding aspartate transaminase AAT2 (Cytosolic aspartate aminotransferase involved in nitrogen metabolism~similar to YLR027C) — protein sequence MSAALFNDIELLPPDALFGIKQRYGQDQRTTKVDLGIGAYRDDKGKPWVLPSVKAAEKLIHGDSSYNHEYLGITGLPTLTSNAAKIIFGTQSNALQEDRVISVQSLSGTGALHISAKFFSKFFPDKLVYLSKPTWANHMAIFENQGLKTATYPYWANETKSLDLDGFLSAIQKAPEGSIFVLHSCAHNPTGLDPTSEEWVQIVDAIASKNHIALFDTAYQGFATGDLDKDAYAVRLGVEKLATVSPVFVCQSFAKNAGMYGERVGCFHLALTKQAQNKTIKPAVTSQLAKIIRSEVSNPPAYGAKIVAKLLETPELTEQWHKDMVTMSSRITKMRHALRDHLVKLGTPGNWDHIVNQCGMFSFTGLTPQMVKRLEETHAVYLVASGRASIAGLNQGNVEYVAKAIDEVVRFYATEAKL from the coding sequence ATGTCTGCCGCTCTGTTTAATGACATCGAATTGCTACCCCCTGATGCTCTTTTCGGCATCAAACAAAGGTACGGACAAGACCAACGCACTACCAAAGTCGACTTGGGTATTGGGGCCTACAGAGACGACAAAGGTAAACCATGGGTCTTACCAAGTGTTAAAGCCGCAGAAAAACTAATTCATGGCGACAGCTCTTACAATCATGAATACCTTGGTATTACCGGGTTGCCAACTTTGACATCTAACGCCGCCAAGATCATCTTTGGTACCCAATCCAATGCCTTGCAGGAAGATAGAGTAATCTCCGTACAATCGCTGTCAGGTACGGGGGCTCTTCATATATCTGCGAagtttttctcaaaattctTCCCAGATAAGCTGGTCTATTTGTCTAAGCCCACTTGGGCCAACCACATGGCCATTTTTGAGAATCAAGGCTTGAAAACGGCCACTTACCCTTACTGGGCCAACGAAACTAAGTCTTTGGACTTAGACGGCTTCCTAAGTGCTATTCAGAAGGCCCCAGAGGGTTCAATTTTCGTTCTACACTCTTGTGCCCACAACCCTACTGGTTTAGACCCCACCAGCGAGGAATGGGTTCAGATCGTTGACGCTATCGCCTCAAAAAACCACATCGCTTTATTTGACACCGCCTACCAGGGGTTTGCCACTGGAGATTTGGACAAAGATGCTTATGCTGTGCGTCTGGGGGTGGAGAAGCTTGCCACAGTCTCTCCCGTCTTTGTTTGCCAGTCCTTTGCCAAGAACGCCGGTATGTACGGTGAGCGTGTAGGCTGTTTCCACCTAGCACTTACAAAGCAAGCGCAAAACAAAACCATAAAGCCTGCTGTTACCTCTCAATTAGCCAAAATTATTCGTAGCGAAGTGTCCAATCCACCGGCCTATGGTGCTAAGATTGTCGCTAAACTGCTGGAAACACCAGAATTAACCGAACAATGGCACAAGGATATGGTTACTATGTCCTCCAGAATCACGAAAATGAGACACGCATTAAGAGACCATTTGGTCAAGTTAGGCACTCCCGGCAACTGGGATCATATAGTGAACCAATGCGGGATGTTCTCCTTTACAGGGTTGACTCCTCAAATGGTTAAAAGACTTGAAGAAACCCATGCAGTTTACTTAGTTGCTTCAGGCAGAGCCTCTATCGCTGGATTGAATCAAGGAAACGTCGAATACGTGGCTAAGGCCATTGATGAAGTGGTGCGCTTCTATGCTACTGAGGCTAAATTGTAA